Proteins from a single region of Patescibacteria group bacterium:
- a CDS encoding biotin/lipoyl-binding protein, which produces MKFKFNINGKKYNVQISKENSKTIKIKVENKEFKFREEEKKRIRIAKASLPKRNFKKKEIIAPITGEITEIFIKKGEFVKKEKKIILLSAMKMENEIISDFEGKVKNVLVEKNQKVNKGDVLVALE; this is translated from the coding sequence ATGAAATTTAAGTTTAATATAAATGGCAAAAAGTATAATGTCCAAATTTCAAAAGAGAATAGTAAAACCATAAAGATAAAGGTAGAAAACAAAGAATTCAAATTCAGGGAAGAAGAAAAAAAGAGAATAAGAATAGCTAAAGCTTCTTTGCCAAAAAGGAATTTTAAGAAAAAGGAGATTATAGCTCCAATTACTGGAGAGATCACAGAGATTTTTATTAAAAAAGGAGAATTTGTTAAAAAAGAGAAAAAAATTATTCTTTTATCTGCAATGAAAATGGAAAATGAAATAATTTCTGACTTTGAAGGCAAAGTAAAAAATGTTTTAGTTGAAAAAAATCAAAAAGTAAATAAAGGTGATGTTTTAGTAGCATTAGAGTGA
- a CDS encoding biotin--[acetyl-CoA-carboxylase] ligase produces the protein MKIKKLEKVSSTNALAKKEKGEPWLVLWAKEQTAGYGRKKDYWFSPSGGLYFSVILPKTSIEDLQTLTILAAFVIAKTIKKNFNLECFIKLPNDVYVNGKKIAGVLTENVLSNNVRFSVMGIGLNTNIDQFSKDLENTATSLKIELKESVDNEKILKQIISELKEQLKIISQ, from the coding sequence ATGAAAATCAAAAAATTAGAAAAAGTTTCTTCAACAAACGCTCTCGCAAAAAAAGAAAAGGGCGAGCCTTGGTTGGTTTTATGGGCAAAAGAACAAACTGCTGGTTACGGCAGAAAAAAAGATTATTGGTTCTCTCCTAGTGGCGGTCTTTATTTTTCTGTTATTTTACCGAAAACCAGCATTGAAGATTTACAAACTTTAACTATTTTAGCTGCTTTTGTTATAGCGAAAACAATAAAGAAAAACTTTAATTTAGAATGTTTTATTAAATTGCCCAATGATGTTTATGTTAATGGAAAAAAAATTGCTGGAGTTTTAACTGAAAACGTATTATCAAATAATGTAAGGTTCTCAGTAATGGGAATTGGACTTAACACAAATATTGACCAATTCTCTAAAGATTTGGAAAATACCGCTACATCCCTTAAAATAGAATTAAAGGAAAGCGTGGATAATGAGAAAATTTTAAAACAGATCATTAGTGAATTAAAAGAGCAATTAAAAATTATTAGCCAGTAA
- a CDS encoding 1-acyl-sn-glycerol-3-phosphate acyltransferase: MNRLVSWICKIFFEPIVKFLFIKEIKGWENIPKKNFILVSNHQSHLDWMVQGYVCVPRRFHFIGQTDQYTGLFKILLYITYFIAGVIGINRKKIESKRKAMEQAIEFLKKGDSLIIYPEGGRSYDGKIKKGKHGVARIFLKTGTPILPMAVKGTFELLPPKSKPKISTIRRIIEFNIGKPLYFEKEYEQAKKLNEGSEQYRLLLSKITDIMMEKIVFLKAELDKNS, from the coding sequence ATGAACAGATTAGTTTCTTGGATTTGCAAGATTTTTTTTGAACCCATTGTTAAGTTTCTTTTCATTAAAGAGATTAAAGGATGGGAAAATATCCCTAAAAAAAACTTTATCTTAGTTTCAAATCATCAAAGTCATTTAGACTGGATGGTTCAGGGCTATGTTTGCGTTCCAAGAAGATTTCACTTTATCGGCCAAACAGACCAGTACACTGGATTATTCAAAATACTCTTATATATCACATATTTTATTGCCGGGGTAATCGGTATAAATAGAAAAAAAATAGAATCAAAGAGAAAAGCAATGGAACAGGCAATAGAGTTCTTAAAAAAAGGAGATTCTTTAATAATTTATCCTGAGGGTGGAAGGAGTTATGATGGGAAAATAAAAAAGGGTAAACATGGTGTAGCTAGGATATTCCTTAAAACAGGAACACCAATATTGCCAATGGCAGTTAAAGGAACATTTGAACTTCTTCCGCCAAAAAGCAAGCCTAAAATAAGTACAATAAGAAGAATTATTGAGTTCAATATTGGAAAGCCATTGTATTTTGAAAAAGAGTATGAGCAAGCAAAAAAACTCAATGAAGGCTCAGAACAATATAGGTTATTACTTTCAAAAATTACTGATATAATGATGGAAAAGATTGTTTTTTTAAAAGCAGAGTTAGATAAAAACTCATGA
- a CDS encoding 1-acyl-sn-glycerol-3-phosphate acyltransferase yields MKTALVYFCKFISSPFLESFFIEKVEGRENIPKNNGFILAPNHINGKDHWFIASILKEKLKDMRFVGALDSFKTMLLSGLLYYFSNAITINRKKVDRKYILGKIIENLKQKKIIVLYPEGDSNDRKILLKGKTGIADLALATGAPVVPVGMQSSKTSYKRIIKIGKPLYYSKQEIENKPENYNQVLRKITDQIMREISRLSQKPYNYDN; encoded by the coding sequence ATGAAAACAGCTTTAGTATATTTTTGTAAATTCATTTCTTCTCCTTTTTTAGAAAGCTTTTTTATAGAAAAAGTGGAAGGCCGAGAAAATATTCCCAAAAACAACGGTTTTATTCTTGCCCCAAACCATATCAATGGAAAAGACCATTGGTTCATAGCAAGTATTTTAAAAGAGAAATTAAAAGACATGCGTTTTGTCGGAGCATTGGATAGTTTTAAAACCATGCTCTTATCAGGCCTGCTTTATTACTTTTCAAACGCAATCACGATAAATAGAAAGAAGGTTGACAGAAAATACATTTTAGGCAAAATAATAGAGAATTTGAAACAAAAAAAGATCATTGTTCTTTATCCTGAAGGAGACAGCAATGATAGAAAAATCCTTTTAAAAGGGAAAACAGGAATAGCAGACTTGGCTCTTGCAACAGGAGCTCCAGTGGTGCCTGTTGGAATGCAATCAAGCAAAACAAGCTATAAAAGAATCATTAAAATAGGAAAACCATTGTATTATTCAAAACAAGAAATAGAGAATAAACCAGAAAATTATAATCAGGTTTTAAGAAAAATAACTGATCAAATAATGAGAGAAATTTCTCGCTTATCTCAAAAACCATATAATTATGACAATTAA
- a CDS encoding ATP-grasp domain-containing protein → MTIKKILIANRGEIALRIIRTCQEMGIKTVALCPLEGQESNFIETRLADEYYFLEKEGSAGYLDQKKIIEIAKKAKVDAIHPGYGFLAENWRFAKLCKKKKIKFIGPHFKTLKKLEDKIEAKKIAKKAGIPTLPASRGSIKTKADLVKWVLKIKPPFVLKARKGGGGIGIRVIEGKIDFGDIFSISTGIQRQMSQAFSDTDFFLEKHLTQAKHIEFQILSDGENVVHLGERECTIQRRFQKLLEEAPSPSLDEETREKMANLAVGLAKQLKFQGAGTVEFLMDENKNFYFLEVNPRIQVEHPVTEAITGIDIVEQQIKIAQGQKLEFSQDDIVFNGWAIEARINAEDPKRNFRPNPGTISKYIPPGGRGVFFHSFIHSEQEIYPHFDSLLAKLIVHNKTRDGAIRRLKNALEEIIIEGVPTTIPFFKLLIKDKVFLKGDFTTNFIEKTNILKRLLPQLPCKEIIKTKPIEEKEIAQLIFQIYQSIKKSEETSKEPLVSNWLMSERLKMFE, encoded by the coding sequence ATGACAATTAAAAAAATACTTATTGCAAACCGCGGTGAAATTGCTTTAAGGATAATTCGAACTTGTCAGGAAATGGGAATTAAAACTGTAGCCTTGTGTCCATTAGAGGGACAGGAGTCTAATTTTATTGAAACAAGGTTGGCTGATGAATATTATTTCCTGGAAAAAGAAGGTTCAGCAGGCTATCTTGACCAGAAAAAAATTATTGAAATTGCAAAAAAGGCAAAAGTTGATGCGATCCATCCTGGCTATGGATTTTTAGCTGAAAACTGGAGATTTGCTAAACTTTGTAAAAAAAAGAAAATCAAGTTTATTGGACCTCATTTTAAAACTCTAAAAAAATTAGAGGATAAAATTGAAGCAAAAAAAATCGCTAAAAAAGCTGGAATTCCAACTTTGCCAGCAAGCAGAGGCTCAATAAAGACTAAAGCAGACTTGGTAAAATGGGTTTTAAAAATAAAACCTCCTTTTGTTTTAAAAGCAAGAAAAGGAGGTGGAGGAATTGGCATTAGAGTTATTGAAGGAAAAATTGATTTTGGTGATATCTTTTCAATCTCAACAGGCATTCAAAGACAAATGTCACAAGCTTTTTCTGACACTGATTTTTTTCTTGAAAAACATTTAACTCAAGCAAAACATATTGAATTTCAAATTTTATCAGACGGAGAAAACGTTGTGCATTTAGGAGAAAGGGAATGCACGATCCAAAGAAGATTTCAAAAGCTTTTAGAAGAAGCTCCCTCTCCATCTTTAGACGAAGAAACAAGGGAAAAAATGGCTAATCTGGCAGTTGGGCTTGCCAAACAACTAAAGTTTCAGGGCGCAGGAACTGTTGAATTTTTAATGGATGAGAATAAAAACTTTTACTTTTTAGAAGTTAATCCAAGAATCCAAGTTGAACACCCTGTAACAGAAGCTATAACTGGCATCGATATTGTAGAACAACAGATTAAAATTGCCCAAGGTCAGAAACTTGAATTTTCTCAAGATGATATTGTATTTAATGGCTGGGCTATTGAGGCAAGGATTAATGCCGAAGACCCAAAAAGAAACTTTAGGCCTAATCCTGGCACTATTTCGAAATATATTCCTCCTGGAGGCCGCGGTGTCTTTTTCCATAGTTTTATCCATTCAGAACAAGAAATTTATCCGCACTTTGATTCTCTTTTAGCAAAACTTATTGTTCATAATAAAACAAGAGATGGTGCAATTAGAAGATTAAAAAATGCATTGGAAGAAATTATTATTGAAGGAGTGCCGACCACTATTCCTTTTTTCAAATTGCTTATAAAAGATAAAGTCTTTTTAAAAGGGGATTTTACCACTAATTTTATTGAGAAAACTAATATTTTGAAGAGATTACTTCCCCAACTACCTTGCAAAGAAATAATTAAAACAAAGCCAATAGAAGAAAAAGAAATTGCTCAACTAATATTCCAGATATATCAAAGCATTAAAAAATCTGAAGAAACATCAAAAGAGCCTTTGGTTTCAAACTGGCTGATGAGCGAAAGATTAAAAATGTTTGAATAG